Below is a window of Arabidopsis thaliana chromosome 2, partial sequence DNA.
TTTGATTCGCAGAGATTTGGGAAACGAAGTAGTAGTAATAGTAGTAGAGGGAAGTCAGGATTAGGATCGAAAGCTTACCGAGATAAGAGAAGTGGCGGTAGTGGCCGTTCTAGTGGAGATTCAATTTGGGTGAAGTCTGATGAGAAACCAGTGGAAGAAAGGTTTCAGAGAGGTGATAGACCTTCTTGGGAGAAACGAGATGGTAGAAATGATTCAGGTTCTGATAGGAGAAGTAGATCCAGAGGTTATGGTGAGACGAGGAATCGAGATTCTTTTCGTGGTCGAAGAGATGATAGAATCAGTgaagtggaagaagagagtaaGAAAGGTGGAGGGAATTCAATTTGGGTGGCTAATGATGATAAACCGGCGAAAGAGCAATCGCCGAGAGTTAACAACCGGTCATCTTGGGATGATAGAACAAGAAATCAGAACTCTTTTAGTGCCCGAGGTGATGATAGAATCactgaagaagcagaagaggaAACAATGAATCATGCCCCTGAAGATGGTGATGGAATCGTTGAAGAAGAACCAGATAATACTAGGTGGTCTGAGATCAAAAATAGATTCAATAGGTATGATGTAAGAGATCAAGGGCGTGACGATGCAGCTTATCGAAACTGGAATAGGCAAGAGAGCTGGGGTAGGAAAACATGGCAAGAGGCGACTGAGTCCAGTGTGCCTAGGCTGGAAGGTGAAGTGGTTTATGGAGTAAGTCCAGTGTTGGCTGCACTCTCTGTTGGGAGACGAGAGTTCTATGCTCTCTATGTTCAAGAAGGTTTAGATTTGAGCAGTAACaataggaagaagaaagacaagaaAGGCTTCGAGAGAGTTTTGAAAATCTCTGAAAAACTTGGGTTAAACATCAAGGAAACTTCGAAGCATGATCTTAACAT
It encodes the following:
- a CDS encoding tRNA/rRNA methyltransferase (SpoU) family protein (tRNA/rRNA methyltransferase (SpoU) family protein; FUNCTIONS IN: methyltransferase activity, RNA binding, RNA methyltransferase activity; INVOLVED IN: RNA processing; LOCATED IN: chloroplast; CONTAINS InterPro DOMAIN/s: tRNA/rRNA methyltransferase, SpoU (InterPro:IPR001537), RNA methyltransferase TrmH, group 3 (InterPro:IPR004441), RNA 2-O ribose methyltransferase, substrate binding (InterPro:IPR013123); Has 11661 Blast hits to 11576 proteins in 2636 species: Archae - 7; Bacteria - 7686; Metazoa - 749; Fungi - 216; Plants - 206; Viruses - 3; Other Eukaryotes - 2794 (source: NCBI BLink).); the encoded protein is MYCNLTRSQGFPMAIRVSLQQTTIKSCLQFSKSSYLPVKFHLNPKGSTFAHVSTGLVSSRLNSMKIRMLRNPEGVREFSSFDSQRFGKRSSSNSSRGKSGLGSKAYRDKRSGGSGRSSGDSIWVKSDEKPVEERFQRGDRPSWEKRDGRNDSGSDRRSRSRGYGETRNRDSFRGRRDDRISEVEEESKKGGGNSIWVANDDKPAKEQSPRVNNRSSWDDRTRNQNSFSARGDDRITEEAEEETMNHAPEDGDGIVEEEPDNTRWSEIKNRFNRYDVRDQGRDDAAYRNWNRQESWGRKTWQEATESSVPRLEGEVVYGVSPVLAALSVGRREFYALYVQEGLDLSSNNRKKKDKKGFERVLKISEKLGLNIKETSKHDLNMVADNRPHQGLVLDASPLELVKVKELDPISSEEEKYSLWVALDEVTDPQNLGAIIRSAYFFGATGVVVCAKNSAPLSAVVSKASAGSLEVMELRYCKNMMQFLEASAENGWRVVGGSVSPKAVALNEVLPGSPTILVLGNEGTGLRPLVERSCTDLVRISGNMPNEVAVTESDDAEGEGFRSFLAVESLNVSVAAGLFLHHLIGNKASA